One region of Cyanobium sp. M30B3 genomic DNA includes:
- a CDS encoding phenylalanine--tRNA ligase subunit beta produces MRVSHQWLRELVRGPEGQAELELPLEALAERLSIAGFEVESIEDLAAQAEGVVVGKVLDRQPHPDAGKLSVCQVDVGQAETLQIVCGAANVRAGLHVPVALVGASLPAVNLTIKPAELRGVASCGMICSLAELGLSDGSDGIAELDQLLEVVPPLGAPVGPALGLDDQVLELAITANRPDGLSMQGIAREVAALSGGRTCFSPVPPVTDVAPLEVDQASLQAMEQGGLFSVTALEGLRIGPSPAWLQRRLEKAGIRPINTIVDVTNLVMLETGQPLHAFDRERLAAFTGGEAQPSALGLRQARPGECFTSLDGEERQLSDMALTVTYADRPIALAGVIGGAGEAVSDATTAIWLEAAVFAPQLVRQSARSVGLRTEASSRFEKGLPLEASLAAADRACALLGELAGGRVVGRWLYARPQEPVAPLHLRRDALHNLLGPVLVDGELQDLDDGRIRATLEALGCTVADQGEGWHVLVPPARAIDLRREVDLIEEVARLVGYDQFACHLPDPLEPGGLTPEQAAERRLRRALCHAGLQEVCSFSLVPAAPGRIPLANPLLADYGHLRDNLAEELLAAARRNLQSGQPGFWGFEIGTVYSSAGEGSRTQLVGVICGERRAERWRSSGKQLPADYFQARGALQQALASLQLSLDNRPLPQHPLLHPGRAAQLVLEGQPAGWFGQLHPQQAEEADLPEATHLFELDLAALLTAATRRNRWQPAFRAYPTVPAAERDLALVVPRSTLASALLTTIRKAGKPLLEHAELIDRYEGSQLDADACSQAFRLRYRDPQRTLTDEQVEQAHAAVRAALEKQFGATLR; encoded by the coding sequence ATGCGCGTCTCACACCAGTGGCTGCGGGAGCTGGTGAGGGGCCCGGAGGGCCAGGCTGAACTGGAGCTGCCACTGGAAGCCCTGGCTGAGCGCCTCTCGATCGCCGGTTTTGAGGTGGAGAGCATCGAGGACCTGGCCGCCCAGGCCGAAGGCGTGGTGGTGGGCAAGGTGCTGGACCGCCAGCCCCATCCCGACGCCGGCAAGCTGAGCGTCTGCCAGGTGGATGTGGGCCAGGCCGAGACCCTGCAGATCGTGTGCGGCGCCGCCAATGTGCGCGCTGGCCTGCACGTGCCCGTGGCCCTGGTGGGCGCCAGCTTGCCCGCCGTGAACCTCACGATCAAACCCGCTGAGCTGAGGGGCGTGGCCAGCTGCGGGATGATCTGCTCGCTGGCGGAGCTGGGCCTGAGCGATGGCTCAGACGGCATCGCTGAACTGGACCAGCTGCTCGAAGTGGTTCCGCCCCTGGGCGCGCCGGTGGGGCCCGCTCTCGGCCTGGACGACCAGGTGCTGGAGCTGGCGATCACCGCCAACCGTCCGGATGGGCTGTCCATGCAGGGCATCGCCCGCGAAGTGGCGGCCCTCAGTGGCGGTCGCACCTGCTTCTCCCCGGTGCCGCCGGTGACCGATGTGGCCCCACTGGAGGTGGATCAGGCCAGCCTGCAGGCCATGGAGCAGGGCGGACTGTTCAGCGTGACCGCTCTGGAGGGGCTGCGGATCGGGCCTTCGCCGGCATGGTTGCAGCGGCGACTGGAGAAGGCCGGCATCCGCCCGATCAACACGATCGTGGATGTCACCAATCTGGTGATGCTGGAAACCGGGCAACCGCTGCACGCCTTCGATCGCGAGCGGCTGGCAGCCTTCACGGGCGGGGAGGCCCAGCCGTCGGCCCTGGGTCTGCGCCAGGCCCGCCCCGGCGAGTGCTTCACCAGCCTCGATGGCGAGGAGCGCCAGCTCAGCGACATGGCCCTCACCGTGACCTACGCCGACCGGCCGATCGCCCTGGCCGGCGTGATCGGCGGGGCTGGGGAGGCCGTGTCGGACGCCACCACCGCAATCTGGCTGGAGGCGGCGGTGTTCGCCCCCCAGCTGGTGCGCCAGTCGGCCCGCAGCGTGGGCCTGCGCACCGAGGCCAGCAGCCGCTTCGAGAAAGGACTGCCCCTCGAGGCCTCCCTGGCGGCGGCCGACCGGGCCTGCGCCCTGCTGGGCGAACTGGCGGGAGGCCGGGTGGTGGGCCGCTGGCTGTACGCCCGCCCCCAGGAGCCGGTGGCGCCCCTGCATCTGCGCCGCGATGCCCTGCACAACCTGCTGGGACCGGTGCTGGTGGATGGCGAGCTGCAGGACCTCGACGACGGGCGCATCAGGGCCACCCTGGAGGCCCTGGGCTGCACGGTGGCGGACCAGGGCGAGGGCTGGCACGTGCTCGTGCCGCCGGCCCGGGCGATCGACCTGCGGCGAGAGGTGGACCTGATCGAGGAGGTGGCCAGGCTGGTGGGCTACGACCAGTTCGCCTGCCACCTGCCCGACCCGCTCGAGCCAGGCGGCCTCACCCCCGAACAGGCGGCGGAGCGGCGGCTGCGGCGGGCCCTCTGCCATGCCGGCCTGCAGGAAGTGTGCAGCTTCTCGCTGGTGCCGGCAGCCCCCGGCCGGATTCCCCTGGCCAACCCCCTGCTGGCCGACTACGGCCATCTGCGCGACAACCTGGCGGAGGAGTTGCTGGCGGCGGCGCGGCGCAACCTGCAGAGCGGCCAGCCCGGCTTCTGGGGGTTCGAGATCGGCACGGTCTACAGCTCTGCCGGCGAGGGCAGCCGCACCCAGCTGGTGGGCGTGATCTGCGGGGAGCGGCGGGCCGAGCGCTGGCGCAGCAGCGGCAAGCAGCTGCCGGCCGACTATTTCCAGGCCCGCGGCGCCCTGCAGCAGGCCCTCGCCAGCCTGCAGCTCAGCCTGGACAATCGGCCGCTCCCGCAGCACCCCCTGCTCCACCCAGGCCGGGCGGCCCAACTGGTGCTGGAAGGCCAGCCCGCCGGCTGGTTTGGCCAGCTCCACCCCCAGCAGGCCGAGGAGGCAGACCTCCCGGAGGCCACCCACCTGTTTGAACTGGATCTGGCCGCCCTGCTGACGGCGGCCACCCGTCGCAACCGCTGGCAGCCGGCCTTCAGGGCCTATCCCACCGTGCCTGCGGCCGAGAGAGATCTGGCCCTGGTGGTGCCCCGCAGCACCCTGGCCTCGGCCCTGCTCACCACGATCCGCAAGGCCGGCAAGCCCCTGCTGGAGCACGCGGAACTGATCGACCGCTATGAGGGCAGCCAACTGGATGCCGACGCCTGCAGCCAGGCCTTCCGGCTGCGCTACCGCGACCCCCAGCGCACCCTCACCGACGAGCAGGTGGAGCAGGCCCACGCCGCCGTGCGTGCGGCACTGGAGAAGCAGTTCGGCGCCACCCTGCGCTAG
- the rpmG gene encoding 50S ribosomal protein L33, protein MAKNKGVRIVITLECTECRSNPAKRSPGVSRYTTEKNRRNTTERLELKKFCPHCNKSTVHKEIK, encoded by the coding sequence ATGGCTAAGAACAAGGGCGTCCGGATCGTGATCACCCTCGAGTGCACGGAATGCCGGTCCAACCCCGCCAAGCGGTCTCCTGGTGTGTCCCGTTACACCACCGAGAAGAACCGCCGCAACACCACCGAACGGCTGGAGCTGAAGAAGTTCTGCCCCCACTGCAACAAGTCGACCGTTCACAAGGAAATCAAGTGA
- the rpsR gene encoding 30S ribosomal protein S18, which produces MASSFFKKRLSPIKPGDPIDYKDVDLLKKFITERGKILPRRLTGLTAKQQRDLTNAVKRARIVALLPFVNPEG; this is translated from the coding sequence ATGGCCAGTTCCTTTTTCAAGAAGCGCCTGTCGCCGATCAAGCCAGGCGATCCGATCGACTACAAGGACGTCGATCTGCTCAAGAAGTTCATCACCGAGCGCGGCAAGATCCTGCCCCGCCGCCTCACCGGCCTCACGGCCAAGCAGCAGCGCGACCTCACCAACGCGGTGAAGCGGGCCCGGATTGTGGCCCTGCTGCCCTTCGTGAACCCTGAGGGCTGA
- a CDS encoding RNB domain-containing ribonuclease, which yields MQASRLQLAVGPTARAQLVPQRDVELICPLPAGADPPLRLGVSPWTFSPEQLATALPPARERATAWLLLQDDPGDGLDLAGWCDLVAGSQTPAALAAAWLWLHGDQLWFRLRQQRISARAPVDLHQLRQARHRQRRQQRQERAWQEILRARQPFDPGLLEEHQRRELQLLEQWASGDSSEPLPPALRQALQAAHCQAETGAIRHLLVDLGRWQPHHLPSLSCSSWELGFSPELEAEATRLLAAHRTPQPGDERRLDLCGQHCLTIDDDDTEDIDDGLALERLAGGGERLWIHVADPGRLVPMGSPLDLEARRRGTSLYLARGTLPMFPLQLSTGPFSLRAGHRCAAWSVWVELDAGGAVAASGVERSWVKPAYRLSYADADELIELAPPEEPDPAALHALLLRRRQWRLARGALLLDQPEGRIREAAGEPRLEISDPGAARSMVAEAMILAGAVVAELGREHQLALPYRSQLPAALPPASELDALPAGPVRHAAIKRCLSRGISGSQPAPHFSLGLPAYVQATSPIRRYGDLMVQRQLLALKEGQAPLSGDQLLALLAELESPLRQAAQISRDDQRHWQQVWFDAHRGQAWRAQFLRWLRPQDQLGLVHVEELAMDLAAECPVGSEPGLQLMLRVHQVDPLRDLLRLITSR from the coding sequence GTGCAGGCCAGCCGATTGCAGCTAGCGGTCGGGCCCACCGCCCGGGCCCAGCTGGTCCCCCAGCGGGATGTGGAGCTGATCTGCCCCCTGCCGGCCGGTGCCGACCCACCGCTCCGACTGGGGGTTTCGCCATGGACCTTCAGCCCTGAGCAGCTCGCTACGGCCCTGCCGCCGGCCCGGGAGCGGGCCACCGCCTGGCTGCTGCTCCAGGACGATCCGGGCGATGGCCTCGACCTGGCTGGTTGGTGCGACCTGGTGGCCGGCAGCCAGACCCCCGCCGCGCTGGCGGCGGCCTGGCTGTGGCTTCATGGCGACCAGCTCTGGTTCCGCCTGCGCCAGCAGCGGATCAGTGCCAGGGCTCCCGTCGACCTGCACCAGCTGCGACAGGCCCGCCACCGCCAGCGTCGCCAGCAGCGGCAGGAGCGGGCCTGGCAGGAGATCCTGCGGGCCCGCCAGCCCTTCGACCCCGGGCTGCTGGAGGAGCATCAACGGCGCGAGTTGCAGCTGCTGGAGCAGTGGGCCAGCGGTGACAGCAGCGAACCCCTGCCGCCAGCGTTGCGCCAGGCCCTGCAGGCGGCCCACTGCCAGGCCGAAACCGGCGCGATCCGCCACCTGCTGGTGGACCTGGGTCGCTGGCAGCCCCACCACCTGCCCTCCCTGAGCTGCAGCAGCTGGGAGCTCGGCTTCAGCCCCGAGCTGGAGGCGGAGGCGACTCGCCTGCTGGCCGCCCACCGGACCCCCCAGCCTGGTGATGAACGGCGGCTGGACCTCTGCGGCCAGCACTGCCTCACCATTGACGACGACGATACCGAGGACATCGACGATGGCCTCGCCCTGGAGCGCCTGGCAGGAGGCGGCGAGCGCCTGTGGATTCACGTGGCCGATCCCGGCCGGCTGGTGCCCATGGGTTCCCCCCTCGACCTGGAAGCCAGGCGTCGGGGCACCAGCCTCTACCTGGCGCGGGGCACCCTGCCGATGTTTCCGCTCCAGCTCAGCACCGGGCCCTTCAGCCTGCGGGCCGGCCACCGCTGCGCGGCCTGGAGCGTGTGGGTGGAGCTCGATGCCGGCGGCGCGGTGGCGGCCAGCGGCGTGGAGCGCAGCTGGGTGAAGCCGGCCTACCGCCTCTCCTACGCCGACGCCGATGAGCTGATTGAGCTGGCCCCGCCCGAGGAGCCGGATCCGGCGGCGCTGCATGCCCTGTTGCTGCGCCGCCGCCAGTGGCGCCTGGCCAGGGGGGCACTGCTGCTCGATCAGCCGGAGGGGCGGATCCGCGAGGCCGCCGGCGAGCCGCGGCTGGAGATCAGCGATCCGGGAGCGGCGCGGTCGATGGTGGCCGAAGCCATGATTCTGGCGGGCGCCGTGGTGGCCGAGCTGGGCCGCGAACACCAGCTGGCCCTGCCCTACCGCAGCCAGCTGCCGGCGGCGCTGCCCCCGGCCAGCGAGCTCGATGCCCTGCCCGCCGGGCCCGTGCGCCATGCCGCGATCAAGCGCTGCCTGAGCCGCGGCATCAGCGGCAGCCAGCCCGCACCCCACTTCAGCCTGGGACTGCCGGCCTACGTGCAGGCCACCTCGCCGATCCGCCGCTATGGCGATCTAATGGTGCAGCGCCAGTTGCTGGCCCTGAAGGAAGGCCAGGCGCCCCTCAGCGGCGATCAGCTGCTGGCGCTGCTGGCAGAGCTGGAATCGCCCCTGCGCCAGGCCGCGCAGATCAGCCGCGACGACCAGCGCCACTGGCAGCAGGTGTGGTTCGACGCCCACCGCGGCCAGGCCTGGCGGGCCCAGTTCCTGCGCTGGCTGCGCCCCCAGGACCAGCTCGGCCTGGTGCACGTGGAGGAGCTGGCCATGGATCTGGCGGCCGAGTGCCCGGTGGGCAGCGAACCGGGCCTCCAGCTGATGCTGCGGGTGCACCAGGTGGACCCCCTGCGCGACCTGCTGCGCCTGATCACCAGCCGCTGA
- a CDS encoding FAD-dependent oxidoreductase, giving the protein MHEHQVPVVVWGGGTGGVAAALQSARSGATTLLLTPGPWLGGMVSAAGVCCPDGNELSPWQTGLWGAFLRELARCEPTGLDHNWVSCFGYQPATAEAILRRWVAEAGGLQWWSGCRLRGVRRQGQRITGLEVDRASAGHGGSTVELVIPQIAIDGSDRGELTGLSGAAHRLGWEPREQWQEPSAPEAERLASEPFFAQQPLQSPTWVAIGRLRPERACPDAGVPLPEPFSQATASFGLERTLTYGRLPGDRVMLNWPLHGNDWHRGLERAFGDDPVAEAELFAEMRAHSLQFGRALAAASDGMLQLEGLFPDTAAAASSLTGDCPLALMPYWREGRRLVGLSTLIEQQLLPQGPGASIAALPHRDGAVDALVVGNYANDHHYPGPDWPLAPKSCPWGGRWSGTPFAIPYGALVSADTVNLLAAEKGFSVSHMANGATRLQPQILNLGQAAGQAAALCVQRGCLPAELPVSALQRALIEDPQAPAGPLPLWDTPWHHPAWRQRQLAVQADPSLLDAQGQLDASRKQAGDLGADLGPEQAPAEPGEQLWQGHLQIPGPGSYRLTGVPGAPEGGWPLITLEPALHHWLAQASGGPVRLVGTANPWGPWLRVSRLAS; this is encoded by the coding sequence ATGCACGAGCACCAGGTTCCCGTTGTGGTGTGGGGCGGCGGCACCGGCGGCGTGGCTGCCGCGCTGCAGTCGGCCCGCAGCGGAGCCACCACCCTGCTGCTCACCCCAGGGCCCTGGCTGGGGGGCATGGTGAGCGCGGCCGGGGTGTGCTGCCCGGACGGTAACGAGCTCAGCCCCTGGCAGACCGGCCTGTGGGGGGCCTTTCTGCGCGAGCTGGCCCGCTGTGAACCCACAGGACTCGACCACAACTGGGTGAGCTGCTTCGGCTATCAGCCGGCCACCGCCGAGGCGATCCTGCGGCGCTGGGTGGCCGAAGCCGGCGGGCTGCAGTGGTGGAGCGGGTGCCGCCTGCGCGGTGTGCGCCGCCAGGGCCAGCGGATCACGGGGCTGGAGGTGGACCGTGCTAGCGCGGGCCACGGCGGCAGCACGGTGGAGCTGGTGATTCCTCAGATCGCCATCGATGGCAGCGACCGCGGCGAGCTCACCGGCCTGAGTGGCGCCGCCCACCGCCTGGGCTGGGAGCCGCGCGAGCAGTGGCAGGAGCCCAGCGCTCCCGAGGCGGAACGGCTGGCCAGCGAGCCCTTCTTTGCGCAGCAGCCGCTGCAGTCGCCCACCTGGGTGGCCATCGGCAGGCTGCGGCCTGAGCGGGCCTGCCCCGATGCCGGAGTTCCACTGCCGGAACCGTTCAGCCAGGCCACGGCCAGTTTCGGCCTGGAGCGCACCCTCACCTACGGCCGCCTTCCCGGCGACCGGGTGATGCTCAACTGGCCGCTGCACGGCAACGACTGGCACCGGGGGCTGGAGCGGGCCTTCGGTGACGATCCTGTTGCCGAGGCCGAGCTGTTCGCTGAGATGCGCGCGCACAGCCTCCAGTTCGGCCGCGCTCTGGCGGCGGCCAGTGACGGCATGCTGCAACTGGAGGGCCTGTTCCCCGATACCGCCGCCGCCGCGAGCAGCCTCACGGGCGACTGCCCCCTGGCGCTGATGCCCTACTGGCGCGAGGGGCGGCGGCTGGTGGGGTTGAGCACGTTGATTGAGCAGCAGCTGCTGCCCCAGGGCCCTGGGGCCTCGATCGCCGCCCTGCCCCACCGCGATGGCGCCGTGGATGCCCTGGTGGTGGGCAACTACGCCAACGACCACCACTACCCCGGGCCCGACTGGCCCCTGGCCCCCAAGAGCTGCCCCTGGGGCGGGCGCTGGAGCGGCACGCCGTTCGCCATCCCCTACGGAGCCCTGGTGAGCGCCGACACCGTGAACCTGTTGGCCGCTGAGAAGGGATTCAGCGTGAGCCACATGGCCAACGGCGCCACCCGCCTGCAACCCCAGATCCTCAACCTGGGGCAGGCCGCCGGCCAGGCCGCCGCGCTCTGCGTGCAGCGGGGTTGCCTGCCCGCTGAGCTGCCTGTCAGCGCCTTGCAACGGGCCCTGATCGAGGATCCCCAGGCGCCGGCGGGCCCGCTGCCCCTCTGGGACACCCCCTGGCACCACCCGGCCTGGCGCCAGCGCCAGCTGGCCGTGCAGGCCGATCCCAGCCTGCTGGATGCCCAGGGCCAGCTGGACGCCAGCCGCAAGCAGGCCGGTGATCTGGGGGCTGATCTGGGGCCCGAGCAGGCCCCCGCCGAACCGGGAGAGCAGCTCTGGCAGGGCCATCTGCAGATCCCAGGCCCGGGGAGTTACCGGCTCACCGGCGTGCCCGGGGCTCCGGAGGGCGGCTGGCCCCTGATCACCCTGGAGCCCGCGCTGCACCACTGGCTGGCCCAGGCCAGTGGGGGTCCGGTGAGGCTTGTGGGCACGGCCAACCCCTGGGGACCCTGGCTGCGGGTGTCGCGCCTGGCCAGCTGA